From the genome of Hymenobacter gelipurpurascens:
CGACGGCCTACGACGAGTATGCCCTGCGAGCCTTCGAGGTAAATGCCCTGGATTACCTCTTGAAGCCCGTGCAGGAGTCGCGCCTGACGGTTGCCCTGGAGAAGGCCCGGCGTAAGCTGGTAGCCTCGCCCCCCGAAACGACCCGTCCGGCTGCTGCCGAGGAGCCCGCCGCTACTCCGCTCACCGCCCAGGACCAGGTCTTTGTGAAGGATGGCGAACGGTGCTGGTTTGTACGCCTGGCCGATATCAAGCTATTTGAAATCAACGGAAGCTACACCCAAATCTACTTCGAGCAGCACCGGCCGCTTATCCCGCGCACTCTGCAACACCTGGAAACCCGCCTCGACCCAAAGGTTTTTTTCCGGGCCAACCGCCAGCAGATTATCAACCTCAAATGGATTGCCGGCATTGAACCCTGGTTTAGCAATACGCTCAAAATTCAGCTACGCGACGGGCCAGAAGTCGAAATTTCGCGCCAGCAGTCGGTGCGTTTTCGGGAGCTTATGAGTTTATGAACTAGCAGAACATCAACCAGATTGCATCTTTTTACTACCAATATCAGTACACCAAGAGGAGCCCGATGCTCTCCGCCCGCCGGCCGGATTCTTCCACTCAGACTCTTCTTCCTATGAAAACGCTACTCACTATATCTGCTCTAGGCCTGTTGGGGGCCGTTTCGTCCTGTTCCCAAGATAGTGTTGCTCACAACCCGCGCAACAACTACCAGAACGTATCCATGAAAAACGAGCGACGCAAAAACGATAAATCGGAGTTCAAAAAGAATCACTCTCCTGTTGGGTTTGGCCTTGATCTGAACGCAAATAATCCGTATAAATTTCGAATGGTGACCTCGCCCAAAAAGTACAAATACAGCAAAGGCCGATAGGCGCACTCCCCGAATAAAAAAAGGTCATTCATTATTTGGATGACCTTTTTTTATTCTTATATTTTATAAATTAAATACAAACAACATAATCAGATACCGGGCTGAAGTAGTCTTCTCGGGTTCCGGAAAAATGCTACTGGCTTGATCTGAAAAAGATCAGGTTGTAGAGTCTGAGAATGTTAATTTTACGTAGCTGCTCTTCCCCACCCAGTTAGCTTGCTCTCTATGCTTACACACCTACGCTTCTCTTTTCTTTGTGGGGTCTTGCTCTGGCTGCTTCGGCTGCCTACGGCAGCTCAGGTACCAGGGCTGCCTATCCCTCGTACAGGCTCGGGCACCAGCATTGAGCCCGGCCGACTGGTATTCCGGCTGAAGCCCGACTACGCGGCGCAGGCCAAGCCCGATGGTGTGGCAGTGCCGGCGCTGCAAAACGCGCTAAGCAGCCTGGGAGCCGCTACCGTACACCAAAAATTCCCGCATGCCCAACGGCCGGAGCTGGCCCGTCCGCAGGCCGGAGCTGTTGACCTGAGCCTGCTCTACCAGGTAGAGTTTGACCGCAACCTTGCGCCGGAAAAAGCCTGCCGCCTGCTGATGCTCAGCGGCGCGGTGGAGTACGCCGAGCCGCGCTATATCCGGGAGCCCCTCTATCAGCCCACCGACCCGATGTCGGACTCCACCATTGCTAAGGTGGAATACTTCCAGACCCAATACTACCTGCGCAACATACAGGCCTACGGCGCCTGGGATGTCACGAAGGGCGACACCAGCATCGTTATTGCCATTGTGGATGGCGGTACGCGCTACACCCACGAGGACCTGGCTACCCAGCTTCAGATAAACCGCCTCGACCCGATTGATGGTATCGACAACGACAAAGACGGCTACATAGACAACTACCGGGGCTGGGACTTTGCCGACAACGATAATGATGCTACCCGCGAGACAAATAGCGTGCACGGCATTCTGGTGGCGGGCTGCGCTGCCGCCCGCGCCGACAATGGCAAGGGCATTGCGGGCGTTGGGTTTCGCTCCCGCTTCCTGCCCCTGAAAATCTACCCCAGCACACCGCAGGGCAGCTTCGCGGGCTTCGAGGCCATTGTGTACGCCGCCGACCACGGCTGCAAAGTCATCAACCTTTCCTGGGGCGGGGCGGGTGGCCGGTCGCAGTATGAGCAGGATATCATCAACTATGCCGCCGTAAACCACGATGCGGTGGTAGTAGCGGCCGCAGGCAACACGAACGCAGAACTGGACTTCTACCCCGCCAGCTACGACCACGTATTATCGGTAGCCTCCATGCACCCGGCCGATTTGAAGGACCCCAATGGTACCTTCAGCCGGCACGTGAGCGTTTCGGCGCCGGGCATGGGCATACTTACCATTCTGGGCAACAACGATTCGGACTATTACCCCGTTACAGGTTCTTCTTTCGCGGCCCCGTTGGTATCCGGAACAGCCGCGCTCGTACGGGCGCGCTTCCCCCACTTCACCGCGGATCAAGTGGCGGCTCAGATCCGGCAGACCACCGACAACGTGTATACAATACCCGGCAACGAGGTGTACCTGGGTAAGCTGGGCACTGGCCGCCTGAACGCGAAACGCGCCGTAACCCTAACTGACCGGCGCGCGGCGCGCATTACGAGCAGCCGCTTCACCCCCATCCGCAAGGCCTATGCCCCCGGCGATACGATACAGTTGGTAGCGGATCTGCAGAACCTGCTGCAACCCGTGGGAGGACTTACAGTAACGCTTAGCTCCCTTTCTCCCTACCTGATTATCCGGCAGGGCTCGTTTGCACCCGGCCCCCTGAGTATGCTACAGAAGACCAGCAACCAGGCCAAGCCCTTTCGGCTGGAAGTAGCTACCAAAGTTCCGCTGAATACGCAGGTAGTACTGCGCTACCACCTCCAGGATGCCGCCTCTGGCTACCAAGAAGACCAGTACGAAACGCTGACGCTGAATCCCGAATATGTGGTGATGAACGTCAACGATTTGCGTCTTACTCTCTCGGAAGGGGGCAAACTGGCCTACGCCAATCTGGGGATGGACACGGGAGAAGGCGTGAGCTACAAAGGCAGCACCCCCATGCTGTACGAAGGAGGCCTGATGATAGGCACCTCCGCCACGCGCGTAGCCGATAACGTACGCCACGATGGCGTTGGCAACAACATGGACTTCTACTCACTGGTCCGGACTTCTCTGCGCGAACATCCCCTGCGCGCCGACCAAGAGGCCTACAGTGTATACCGCGATTCGCTGCCCAGCAGCAAACGGCCTCAGGGCCTGGGCATTCGGGTGCGGCAGGTAACCTACGCCTTTGCTGCCGCGCCGCACCGCGACTATGTGGTGCTGGAGTATCACCTTACCAACCTATCAGCCGATACGATACGCCCACTGCATGCAGGCTTGTTTATGGATTGGGATCTGGCGCCCAATGTGGCCCGCAACGTAGCCAACTGGGACTCTGTACGCTCTCTGGCCTACGTTTATGACCCTGCCGTTCCCACGCTGTATGCCGGCGTGAAACTCCTGACGGGTGGCCTGCCCAGC
Proteins encoded in this window:
- a CDS encoding S8 family peptidase — encoded protein: MLTHLRFSFLCGVLLWLLRLPTAAQVPGLPIPRTGSGTSIEPGRLVFRLKPDYAAQAKPDGVAVPALQNALSSLGAATVHQKFPHAQRPELARPQAGAVDLSLLYQVEFDRNLAPEKACRLLMLSGAVEYAEPRYIREPLYQPTDPMSDSTIAKVEYFQTQYYLRNIQAYGAWDVTKGDTSIVIAIVDGGTRYTHEDLATQLQINRLDPIDGIDNDKDGYIDNYRGWDFADNDNDATRETNSVHGILVAGCAAARADNGKGIAGVGFRSRFLPLKIYPSTPQGSFAGFEAIVYAADHGCKVINLSWGGAGGRSQYEQDIINYAAVNHDAVVVAAAGNTNAELDFYPASYDHVLSVASMHPADLKDPNGTFSRHVSVSAPGMGILTILGNNDSDYYPVTGSSFAAPLVSGTAALVRARFPHFTADQVAAQIRQTTDNVYTIPGNEVYLGKLGTGRLNAKRAVTLTDRRAARITSSRFTPIRKAYAPGDTIQLVADLQNLLQPVGGLTVTLSSLSPYLIIRQGSFAPGPLSMLQKTSNQAKPFRLEVATKVPLNTQVVLRYHLQDAASGYQEDQYETLTLNPEYVVMNVNDLRLTLSEGGKLAYANLGMDTGEGVSYKGSTPMLYEGGLMIGTSATRVADNVRHDGVGNNMDFYSLVRTSLREHPLRADQEAYSVYRDSLPSSKRPQGLGIRVRQVTYAFAAAPHRDYVVLEYHLTNLSADTIRPLHAGLFMDWDLAPNVARNVANWDSVRSLAYVYDPAVPTLYAGVKLLTGGLPSVYSIDNAAPSSAPVYLGNGFSTAEKFLTLSSGTRKSRSAGLPSGVDVSQVTGAALKRLAPRDSVVVAFAVLAAPSLAQLQATAEVAQARYASVLPVTPTALLTGVQLYPNPTAGRLRLTLPTGLGPATVRVLSALGQTILAQTIPGTGAELNLSGRAAGVYIVQVSTKAGLSTHRIMLQP
- a CDS encoding LytR/AlgR family response regulator transcription factor, which produces MKVLLVDDSRLARTELRHLLQAYPDVEIVGEARHAAEAREALQQLQPDLLLLDIHMPGETGFELLASLDQAPHVVFTTAYDEYALRAFEVNALDYLLKPVQESRLTVALEKARRKLVASPPETTRPAAAEEPAATPLTAQDQVFVKDGERCWFVRLADIKLFEINGSYTQIYFEQHRPLIPRTLQHLETRLDPKVFFRANRQQIINLKWIAGIEPWFSNTLKIQLRDGPEVEISRQQSVRFRELMSL